CGGAATACCTCGGCGCGAAACTAGGTTATTCCCGGCTACTCAGCTTCTTTGCCGCCTTCGCTTTCGGAAGCGGGCCGACCGGCCGGTAGGTAGCGACGAGCACTCCCCCGGATCCGATTTTCCCGTCTATCAACTTCAATTTCCGCGGCGGAACGCCCGCCTCGAACAGGCGCTTGCCGTATCCCAGCACCACGGGGACGGTCCAGAATTGGTATTCGTCGATGAGATCCGCCGCGATCAAGGCTTGCAACAATTCGCTGCTTCCCCATATATGCAACGCCGGCCCCCGGGTCGCCTTCAGCTTGCGCACCCCGGTCACGGCCTTCCCGCCGACGCGCACGGACGTCTCCCAGTCCAGCCCCTTGTCCTTGCTGGTGACGACGTATTTCACGGCCTTGCCGAACGCCTCGCCGATGGGGTTGTCGCTATGCAGGGG
This region of Fibrobacterota bacterium genomic DNA includes:
- a CDS encoding dihydrofolate reductase family protein; translation: MRKLIAITQLSLDGVMQAPGGPDEDRQSGFAHGGWALLSADDAVEKAVAGLMAGKFDLLLGRRTYDIFHGYWPLHSDNPIGEAFGKAVKYVVTSKDKGLDWETSVRVGGKAVTGVRKLKATRGPALHIWGSSELLQALIAADLIDEYQFWTVPVVLGYGKRLFEAGVPPRKLKLIDGKIGSGGVLVATYRPVGPLPKAKAAKKLSSRE